In Zingiber officinale cultivar Zhangliang chromosome 3B, Zo_v1.1, whole genome shotgun sequence, a single window of DNA contains:
- the LOC122056060 gene encoding condensin complex subunit 3-like isoform X1: MAMAMAMADDDEKRIAGEIARVLDECRISLAVHSRKIKELSALRSSAGGPFFRAFSRALTPLFDFPRRTVSSERSIRFVSSFAAHRDGRDTATSDAFLEEFLRFLLLAAASAHRAARFRACQIISEIIMRLPDDAEVSDELWDEVLDSMKQRVGDKVPAIRGFAIRALSRFANGGEDSDIVVLFLETLPGETNSEVRKSIVLSLPPSDMTSEAIITSTLDVSESLRKAAYLVLASRFPLPTLSIKQRSIILQRGLLDRSSSVLNECLKMLKDWLTKCCNGDPIVLLRFLDVETYESVGVLVMETLLKNGMVQEHQSIRQHLASSRTSEEGNGSGIELIEAEVALYWRTLCWHLQSKAQIKGTDAASAMGTEAAIYASEASDNNDLLEAILPATVSAFVDLVKLHLSAGPNHHFTARQLLLLGTMLDFSDLTNRKVASEFVNELLLTPLEFEVDEDGNKIVIGDGISLGGDKEWARAVAELAKKVHASVGEFEAVITGVIKVLAQPCRDRTADFINWMHCLAVTGLLLENINNIWSLKGTGIEPSELLHALLLAGAQQSHTDVQRVAVRCIGLYGLLENRLTGELVTQLRSSFVNGAASVRIMTGKSMLDLLAWHGPQELDKAIGIDISQSNNEKGFISINSLNLMEDTNVGLLDLLYYGLNADNNGELGDADEHESVHSVLAEGFAKILLLSENYPSISTSLHPLVLTRLIKLYFCDETKELQRLKQCLSIFFEHYPALSCIHKRCISTAFIPTVRSFWPGIYGNSSGSSLIVSKMRKRALLVARFMLQMIQVPLLSKESKEDESNKVNSESHSCSLQMSDDFDDGMEGIAIRIAAEVASFSEKKTSAGKSYMLALSRLATSIQFRASEQHSIKCMRNLLNTMSYLVTGDKDIIKEFNLMATRLKSLDKHPDEEISEDQLATIFGKLGLEWNPSITSATFPPTPAQRSARSAPARRQRVRREVSSSDDNDSAEDNAASVSVAPMTASRISGRSQRASKTAAISKMSTKLRTEFLSDNEEDEESDVTAAAEEEPSSE; the protein is encoded by the exons ATGGCGATGGCGATGGCGATGGCGGATGACGACGAGAAGCGCATCGCCGGCGAGATTGCTAGGGTCCTCGACGAGTGCCGAATCTCTCTCGCAGTCCACTCCCGCAAGATCAAGGAGCTCTCCGCCCTCCGCTCCTCCGCCGGCGGTCCCTTCTTCCGCGCCTTTTCCCGAGCCCTAACCCCTCTCTTCGACTTCCCCCGTCGCACCGTATCCTCCGAGCGCTCCATCCGGTTTGTCTCCTCCTTCGCTGCCCACCGAGATGGGAGGGACACTGCAACATCCGATGCTTTCCTGGAGGAGTTCCTCCGGTTCCTCCTCCTCGCTGCTGCTTCCGCCCACCGGGCCGCCAGGTTCCGCGCCTGTCAAATCATCTCCGAG ATAATTATGCGGCTCCCAGATGATGCAGAGGTGAGCGATGAGTTGTGGGATGAGGTATTAGATAGCATGAAGCAACGTGTAGGAGACAAAGTGCCAGCAATTCGTGGATTTGCTATCCGAGCTTTATCACGCTTTGCAAATGGCGGAGAAGATAGTGACATTGTTGTTCTTTTTCTTGAAACTCTTCCTGGAGAAACAAATTCT GAGGTTCGCAAGTCTATAGTCTTATCTCTGCCACCATCAGACATGACGTCTGAGGCTATCATCACATCAACCCTTGATGTTAGTGAGTCATTGCGGAAAGCAGCATACCTTGTCTTGGCAAGTAGATTTCCACTTCCAACTCTTAG CATTAAGCAAAGGAGCATTATCCTTCAGAGAGGGCTTTTAGATCGATCTTCATCTGTATTGAATGAATGTTTGAAGATGTTGAAGGATTGGCTTACAAAGTGCTGCAATGGGGATCCAATTGTTCTTTTGAgatttcttgatgttgaaacatATGAATCAGTAGGAGTGCTAGTTATGGAAACTCTCCTGAAAAATGGTATGGTGCAAGAACATCAAAGTATCAGACAACATTTGGCATCCAGCAGAACTAGTGAAG aaggaAACGGTTCAGGCATTGAGCTAATAGAAGCTGAAGTTGCTCTTTATTGGAGGACCCTATGCTGGCATTTACAAAGTAAAGCTCAA ATAAAAGGTACTGATGCCGCTAGTGCCATGGGCACAGAAGCAGCAATATATGCATCAGAAGCTTCAGACAATAATGACCTTTTAGAGGCAATCCTTCCGGCAACAGTGTCCGCCTTTGTTGATTTGGTAAAACTGCATCTATCAGCTG GTCCAAATCACCACTTCACTGCCCGTCAGCTATTACTACTCGGGACAATGCTCGATTTCTCAGACTTGACAAACAGGAAAGTTGCTAGTGAATTTGTTAATGAACTTTTACTGACGCCTCTTGAATTCGAAGTTGATGAGGATGGGAATAAGATTGTCATTGGTGATGGAATCAGTCTCGGTGGAGATAAGGAATGGGCAAGAGCAGTAGCAGAACTGGCTAAAAAAGTGCATGCTTCAGTGGGTGAATTTGAAGCAGTAATTACTGGTGTTATTAAGGTGCTTGCCCAGCCTTGCAGAGATAGAACTGCTGACTTCATAAACTGGATGCATTGTCTTGCAGTTACTGGTCTTCTTTTGGAAAACATTAATAATATTTGGAGCCTAAAAGGCACTGGCATTGAACCTTCTGAGCTTCTACATGCTTTACTGCTTGCTGGG GCACAACAGAGCCATACTGATGTACAAAGAGTTGCAGTAAGATGCATTGGCCTCTATGGACTTCTAGAAAATAGATTGACTGGAGAGCTAGTTACACAACTAAGATCTTCCTTTGTAAATGGTGCTGCTTCAGTAAGAATCATGACAGGCAAGTCGATGTTGGATTTGCTGGCATGGCATGGTCCTCAAGAACTCGATAAAGCAATTGGGATAGATATTAGTCAGTCTAATAATGAAAAAGGATTTATTTCTATCAACTCCTTAAATTTGATGGAGGATACCAACGTAGGCTTGCTTGATTTGCTTTACTATGGACTGAACGCTGATAACAATGGTGAACTTGGTGATGCTGATGAACATGAGAGTGTCCATTCTGTTCTTGCTGAAGGCTTTGCTAAAATTCTCCTTTTGAGTGAGAATTATCCAAGTATTTCTACTAGTTTACATCCTTTGGTCTTAACCAGACTCATAAAGTTGTACTTTTGTGATGAAACTAAGGAATTACAAAG GTTAAAGCAATGCTTGTCCATATTTTTTGAGCATTATCCTGCCCTCTCGTGCATTCACAAG AGGTGTATCTCCACTGCTTTTATTCCTACGGTGAGATCTTTCTGGCCGGGTATTTATGGTAATTCTAGTGGTTCTTCACTCATTGTGTCGAAAATGAGAAAGAGAGCATTATTAGTTGCACGCTTCATGTTACAAATGATTCAAGTCCCTCTTTTGTCAAAAGAATCCAAGGAGGATGAATCCAACAAAGTGAACTCTGAAAGCCATTCTTGCTCACTCCAAATGTCTGATGATTTTGACGATGGGATGGAAGGAATCGCCATTCGCATTGCTGCAGAG GTTGCAAGCTTCTCAGAGAAGAAAACATCTGCAGGAAAATCTTATATGCTGGCACTGTCTCGGCTAGCAACTTCAATTCAGTTCCGCGCATCTGAGCAACATTCTATCAAGTGTATGAGGAACCTATTGAATACCATGAGCTATTTAGTAACAGGGGACAAAGATATCATCAAAGAGTTCAATCTTATGGCAACGCGCCTCAAATCTCTTGACAAACATCCCGATGAAGAAATATCAGAGGATCAATTAGCCACTATTTTCG GGAAGTTGGGACTGGAGTGGAACCCAAGCATTACATCCGCAACCTTCCCTCCAACACCTGCACAACGGTCTGCTAGGAGTGCTCCGGCCAGGCGGCAAAGGGTAAGGCGTGAAGTTTCCTCGTCTGATGACAATGACAGTGCTGAGGACAATGCTGCAAGTGTCTCTGTGGCCCCGATGACTGCGAGCCGGATCAGCGGGCGGTCTCAGAGGGCGAGCAAGACTGCAGCAATCAGCAAGATGTCAACCAAACTCCGAACTGAATTCTTGTCTGACAATGAAGAGGATGAGGAGTCAGATGTGACAGCAGCAGCAGAAGAAGAGCCTTCTTCAGAATGA
- the LOC122056060 gene encoding condensin complex subunit 3-like isoform X2 produces the protein MAMAMAMADDDEKRIAGEIARVLDECRISLAVHSRKIKELSALRSSAGGPFFRAFSRALTPLFDFPRRTVSSERSIRFVSSFAAHRDGRDTATSDAFLEEFLRFLLLAAASAHRAARFRACQIISEIIMRLPDDAEVSDELWDEVLDSMKQRVGDKVPAIRGFAIRALSRFANGGEDSDIVVLFLETLPGETNSEVRKSIVLSLPPSDMTSEAIITSTLDVSESLRKAAYLVLASRFPLPTLSIKQRSIILQRGLLDRSSSVLNECLKMLKDWLTKCCNGDPIVLLRFLDVETYESVGVLVMETLLKNGMVQEHQSIRQHLASSRTSEGNGSGIELIEAEVALYWRTLCWHLQSKAQIKGTDAASAMGTEAAIYASEASDNNDLLEAILPATVSAFVDLVKLHLSAGPNHHFTARQLLLLGTMLDFSDLTNRKVASEFVNELLLTPLEFEVDEDGNKIVIGDGISLGGDKEWARAVAELAKKVHASVGEFEAVITGVIKVLAQPCRDRTADFINWMHCLAVTGLLLENINNIWSLKGTGIEPSELLHALLLAGAQQSHTDVQRVAVRCIGLYGLLENRLTGELVTQLRSSFVNGAASVRIMTGKSMLDLLAWHGPQELDKAIGIDISQSNNEKGFISINSLNLMEDTNVGLLDLLYYGLNADNNGELGDADEHESVHSVLAEGFAKILLLSENYPSISTSLHPLVLTRLIKLYFCDETKELQRLKQCLSIFFEHYPALSCIHKRCISTAFIPTVRSFWPGIYGNSSGSSLIVSKMRKRALLVARFMLQMIQVPLLSKESKEDESNKVNSESHSCSLQMSDDFDDGMEGIAIRIAAEVASFSEKKTSAGKSYMLALSRLATSIQFRASEQHSIKCMRNLLNTMSYLVTGDKDIIKEFNLMATRLKSLDKHPDEEISEDQLATIFGKLGLEWNPSITSATFPPTPAQRSARSAPARRQRVRREVSSSDDNDSAEDNAASVSVAPMTASRISGRSQRASKTAAISKMSTKLRTEFLSDNEEDEESDVTAAAEEEPSSE, from the exons ATGGCGATGGCGATGGCGATGGCGGATGACGACGAGAAGCGCATCGCCGGCGAGATTGCTAGGGTCCTCGACGAGTGCCGAATCTCTCTCGCAGTCCACTCCCGCAAGATCAAGGAGCTCTCCGCCCTCCGCTCCTCCGCCGGCGGTCCCTTCTTCCGCGCCTTTTCCCGAGCCCTAACCCCTCTCTTCGACTTCCCCCGTCGCACCGTATCCTCCGAGCGCTCCATCCGGTTTGTCTCCTCCTTCGCTGCCCACCGAGATGGGAGGGACACTGCAACATCCGATGCTTTCCTGGAGGAGTTCCTCCGGTTCCTCCTCCTCGCTGCTGCTTCCGCCCACCGGGCCGCCAGGTTCCGCGCCTGTCAAATCATCTCCGAG ATAATTATGCGGCTCCCAGATGATGCAGAGGTGAGCGATGAGTTGTGGGATGAGGTATTAGATAGCATGAAGCAACGTGTAGGAGACAAAGTGCCAGCAATTCGTGGATTTGCTATCCGAGCTTTATCACGCTTTGCAAATGGCGGAGAAGATAGTGACATTGTTGTTCTTTTTCTTGAAACTCTTCCTGGAGAAACAAATTCT GAGGTTCGCAAGTCTATAGTCTTATCTCTGCCACCATCAGACATGACGTCTGAGGCTATCATCACATCAACCCTTGATGTTAGTGAGTCATTGCGGAAAGCAGCATACCTTGTCTTGGCAAGTAGATTTCCACTTCCAACTCTTAG CATTAAGCAAAGGAGCATTATCCTTCAGAGAGGGCTTTTAGATCGATCTTCATCTGTATTGAATGAATGTTTGAAGATGTTGAAGGATTGGCTTACAAAGTGCTGCAATGGGGATCCAATTGTTCTTTTGAgatttcttgatgttgaaacatATGAATCAGTAGGAGTGCTAGTTATGGAAACTCTCCTGAAAAATGGTATGGTGCAAGAACATCAAAGTATCAGACAACATTTGGCATCCAGCAGAACTAGTGAAG gaAACGGTTCAGGCATTGAGCTAATAGAAGCTGAAGTTGCTCTTTATTGGAGGACCCTATGCTGGCATTTACAAAGTAAAGCTCAA ATAAAAGGTACTGATGCCGCTAGTGCCATGGGCACAGAAGCAGCAATATATGCATCAGAAGCTTCAGACAATAATGACCTTTTAGAGGCAATCCTTCCGGCAACAGTGTCCGCCTTTGTTGATTTGGTAAAACTGCATCTATCAGCTG GTCCAAATCACCACTTCACTGCCCGTCAGCTATTACTACTCGGGACAATGCTCGATTTCTCAGACTTGACAAACAGGAAAGTTGCTAGTGAATTTGTTAATGAACTTTTACTGACGCCTCTTGAATTCGAAGTTGATGAGGATGGGAATAAGATTGTCATTGGTGATGGAATCAGTCTCGGTGGAGATAAGGAATGGGCAAGAGCAGTAGCAGAACTGGCTAAAAAAGTGCATGCTTCAGTGGGTGAATTTGAAGCAGTAATTACTGGTGTTATTAAGGTGCTTGCCCAGCCTTGCAGAGATAGAACTGCTGACTTCATAAACTGGATGCATTGTCTTGCAGTTACTGGTCTTCTTTTGGAAAACATTAATAATATTTGGAGCCTAAAAGGCACTGGCATTGAACCTTCTGAGCTTCTACATGCTTTACTGCTTGCTGGG GCACAACAGAGCCATACTGATGTACAAAGAGTTGCAGTAAGATGCATTGGCCTCTATGGACTTCTAGAAAATAGATTGACTGGAGAGCTAGTTACACAACTAAGATCTTCCTTTGTAAATGGTGCTGCTTCAGTAAGAATCATGACAGGCAAGTCGATGTTGGATTTGCTGGCATGGCATGGTCCTCAAGAACTCGATAAAGCAATTGGGATAGATATTAGTCAGTCTAATAATGAAAAAGGATTTATTTCTATCAACTCCTTAAATTTGATGGAGGATACCAACGTAGGCTTGCTTGATTTGCTTTACTATGGACTGAACGCTGATAACAATGGTGAACTTGGTGATGCTGATGAACATGAGAGTGTCCATTCTGTTCTTGCTGAAGGCTTTGCTAAAATTCTCCTTTTGAGTGAGAATTATCCAAGTATTTCTACTAGTTTACATCCTTTGGTCTTAACCAGACTCATAAAGTTGTACTTTTGTGATGAAACTAAGGAATTACAAAG GTTAAAGCAATGCTTGTCCATATTTTTTGAGCATTATCCTGCCCTCTCGTGCATTCACAAG AGGTGTATCTCCACTGCTTTTATTCCTACGGTGAGATCTTTCTGGCCGGGTATTTATGGTAATTCTAGTGGTTCTTCACTCATTGTGTCGAAAATGAGAAAGAGAGCATTATTAGTTGCACGCTTCATGTTACAAATGATTCAAGTCCCTCTTTTGTCAAAAGAATCCAAGGAGGATGAATCCAACAAAGTGAACTCTGAAAGCCATTCTTGCTCACTCCAAATGTCTGATGATTTTGACGATGGGATGGAAGGAATCGCCATTCGCATTGCTGCAGAG GTTGCAAGCTTCTCAGAGAAGAAAACATCTGCAGGAAAATCTTATATGCTGGCACTGTCTCGGCTAGCAACTTCAATTCAGTTCCGCGCATCTGAGCAACATTCTATCAAGTGTATGAGGAACCTATTGAATACCATGAGCTATTTAGTAACAGGGGACAAAGATATCATCAAAGAGTTCAATCTTATGGCAACGCGCCTCAAATCTCTTGACAAACATCCCGATGAAGAAATATCAGAGGATCAATTAGCCACTATTTTCG GGAAGTTGGGACTGGAGTGGAACCCAAGCATTACATCCGCAACCTTCCCTCCAACACCTGCACAACGGTCTGCTAGGAGTGCTCCGGCCAGGCGGCAAAGGGTAAGGCGTGAAGTTTCCTCGTCTGATGACAATGACAGTGCTGAGGACAATGCTGCAAGTGTCTCTGTGGCCCCGATGACTGCGAGCCGGATCAGCGGGCGGTCTCAGAGGGCGAGCAAGACTGCAGCAATCAGCAAGATGTCAACCAAACTCCGAACTGAATTCTTGTCTGACAATGAAGAGGATGAGGAGTCAGATGTGACAGCAGCAGCAGAAGAAGAGCCTTCTTCAGAATGA
- the LOC122056063 gene encoding uncharacterized protein LOC122056063 translates to MQSTGYLQDAVAQWIHPLINATPPPPLSLLSPPSIQELHHLLQGDSDSRCSSLEEPRQLKSSSRRVLVMCPFAVVKPDDVTLEDINARFLRRPQRSVRHSATATGVHKRRQGMPGLSGKAVVAATRIRTGGRGTITIIKTK, encoded by the exons ATGCAATCGACCGGTTACTTGCAAGACGCGGTGGCGCAGTGGATCCACCCCCTCATCAATGCAACTCCGCCGCCGCCGTTGTCACTGCTGTCACCACCGAGTATCCAAGAGCTTCACCATCTTCTTCAG GGGGATTCAGATTCAAGGTGCTCCTCTCTGGAAGAGCCACGGCAATTGAAGAGCAGCAGCAGGAGAGTCCTGGTGATGTGCCCGTTCGCGGTGGTGAAGCCGGACGATGTGACGCTGGAGGATATCAACGCCAGGTTTCTCAGACGGCCACAGCGGTCGGTGCGGCACTCGGCCACGGCGACCGGAGTGCACAAACGCAGACAGGGCATGCCGGGACTCTCCGGCAAGGCAGTGGTCGCCGCCACGAGGATCCGCACCGGAGGAAGGGGCACCATAACGATCATCAAAACCAAATAA
- the LOC122056061 gene encoding serine/threonine-protein kinase RIPK-like: protein MAEQSRRRRSSSWLMSCWGGGGGTGGATGTADESSSDSERRVSDSDPKSLEEDLSLTLQAGSELVAFTISELKAATRNFAMANLLGSGGFGPVYKGFVDERIRPGIRPQQVAVKSLDLGGHQGHREWLAEVVYLGQLRHPHLVKLIGYCCEDEQRMLVYEYMARGSLEDQLFKRLLAWLPWSTRLKIAVGAAKGLAFLHEADKPVIYRDFKASNILLDEDYTVKLSDFGLAKDGPQGDKTHVTTRVMGTYGYAAPEYILTGHLNAKSDVYSFGVVLLELLAGQRCVDKNRPGRQKNLVDWARPYLTNAEKLRRVMDPNLDGLYSIKGAQRVAGVAYKCLSHTPKARPSMKTVVETLEPLLSLNDVPVGSFVYVATKEKTCDEEDQSKEKKKKKKTICEIEEKNHNNHDERHRQQFPNSVIHSEVALHKDGNNLFRNSHFRRLRRHSQERGA, encoded by the exons ATGGCGGAGCAGAGTCGAAGGCGGCGGTCGTCCTCCTGGCTGATGAGCTGctggggaggaggaggaggaactgGAGGAGCGACGGGCACCGCAGACGAGAGTAGTTCGGATTCGGAGCGGAGGGTGTCGGATTCGGATCCGAAGTCGCTGGAGGAAGACCTGTCACTGACGCTGCAGGCCGGGTCGGAGCTGGTGGCGTTCACCATCTCGGAGCTGAAGGCGGCGACGAGGAACTTCGCCATGGCCAACTTGCTCGGGTCCGGCGGCTTCGGACCCGTCTACAAGGGGTTCGTCGACGAGCGGATCCGCCCGGGGATCCGCCCGCAGCAGGTCGCCGTCAAGTCGCTGGACCTCGGCGGGCATCAGGGCCACCGGGAGTGGCTG GCCGAGGTGGTGTATTTAGGGCAGCTGAGGCATCCGCATCTGGTTAAATTAATTGGATATTGCTGTGAGGATGAACAGAGAATGTTGGTCTATGAGTACATGGCGAGAGGGAGCTTGGAGGATCAACTTTTCAAGA GACTCCTTGCTTGGTTGCCATGGTCGACAAGGTTAAAGATAGCTGTTGGAGCTGCAAAGGGGCTGGCCTTTCTCCATGAAGCCGATAAGCCGGTCATCTATCGCGATTTCAAAGCTTCAAATATTTTACTCGATGAG GACTACACGGTTAAGCTCTCCGATTTCGGGCTCGCAAAGGATGGCCCGCAAGGCGACAAGACTCATGTGACGACACGTGTCATGGGCACGTATGGGTACGCCGCACCCGAGTATATTTTGACCG GCCACTTGAATGCTAAGAGTGATGTTTATAGTTTCGGAGTCGTGTTGTTGGAGCTATTGGCGGGTCAACGGTGCGTTGACAAGAACCGACCGGGCCGACAGAAGAATCTAGTCGATTGGGCAAGGCCTTACCTCACCAACGCAGAGAAGCTTAGGCGTGTCATGGACCCGAACCTCGATGGGCTTTACTCCATCAAAGGAGCTCAAAGAGTGGCCGGGGTCGCGTACAAGTGCCTGAGCCACACTCCAAAGGCGAGACCGAGTATGAAAACTGTGGTGGAGACTTTGGAGCCACTTCTCAGTTTGAATGATGTACCCGTCGGTTCCTTCGTCTATGTTGCGACGAAGGAGAAGACGTGTGACGAGGAAGATCAGagtaaggagaagaagaagaagaagaagacgatatGTGAGATCGAAGAGAAGAACCACAACAATCACGATGAAAGGCACAGACAACAGTTCCCTAATTCAGTGATTCACTCCGAGGTTGCTCTTCATAAGGATGGCAATAATCTGTTCCGTAACTCTCACTTTCGGAGGTTGAGAAGGCACAGCCAAGAACGCGGAGCATGA